Proteins encoded by one window of Tunturibacter psychrotolerans:
- the ahcY gene encoding adenosylhomocysteinase, with the protein MATATIDRAAGSVDYKVADISLADFGRKEIEIAEQEMPGLMSIRNKYAAGKPLAGVRVTGSLHMTIQTAVLIETMVALGANVRWASCNIFSTQDHAAAAIAAAGVSVFAWKGETLEEFWWCTNESLKFPDGKGGLLGPQLVIDDGGDVTLLIHKGVEMEKGDKWVSSPSSSTEEDVIKALLKKVHAEHPTRWQDVAKEWRGVSEETTTGVHRLYKMLEKGTLLVPAINVNDSVTKSKFDNLYGCRESLVDGIKRATDVMVAGKVAVVCGYGDVGKGSAASLRGLGARVVVTEIDPINALQAAMEGYEVTTIEETLGRGDIYVTCTGNVDIITVEHMKLMKDQAIVCNIGHFDNEIQMEPLNALKGVKKLNIKPQVDKYTFESGNSIFVLAEGRLVNLGCATGHPSFVMSNSFANQTLAQLDLWKNKDTYRVGIYILPKKLDEEVARLHLEKIGVKLTTLSKKQADYLSVPVEGPYKADHYRY; encoded by the coding sequence ATGGCGACGGCGACGATCGATAGGGCAGCGGGATCGGTGGATTACAAGGTTGCAGATATTTCTCTGGCGGATTTTGGCCGGAAAGAGATTGAGATCGCCGAGCAGGAGATGCCCGGCTTGATGTCGATCCGCAATAAGTACGCCGCGGGTAAGCCGCTGGCTGGCGTTCGCGTGACGGGCTCGCTGCATATGACGATTCAGACGGCAGTGCTGATTGAGACGATGGTGGCGCTGGGTGCGAATGTGCGCTGGGCGAGCTGCAACATCTTCTCGACGCAGGACCATGCAGCGGCTGCGATTGCTGCAGCAGGTGTGTCGGTGTTCGCGTGGAAGGGCGAGACGCTGGAGGAGTTCTGGTGGTGCACGAACGAGTCGCTGAAGTTCCCTGACGGGAAGGGCGGACTGCTTGGGCCACAGCTTGTGATCGACGATGGCGGGGATGTGACGCTGCTGATTCACAAGGGCGTGGAGATGGAAAAGGGCGACAAGTGGGTTAGTTCGCCTTCGAGTTCGACCGAAGAGGATGTAATCAAGGCTTTGCTGAAGAAGGTGCACGCAGAGCACCCGACGCGTTGGCAGGATGTGGCGAAGGAGTGGCGCGGCGTTTCGGAAGAGACGACGACCGGTGTTCACCGGCTCTACAAGATGCTCGAGAAGGGCACGCTGCTCGTTCCAGCGATTAACGTAAACGATTCAGTTACAAAATCGAAGTTCGATAACCTGTATGGCTGCCGCGAGTCGCTGGTGGATGGGATCAAGCGCGCGACCGACGTGATGGTTGCGGGTAAGGTAGCCGTGGTTTGCGGATATGGCGATGTGGGTAAGGGCTCGGCGGCTTCGCTGCGCGGGCTTGGAGCACGCGTGGTGGTGACGGAGATCGATCCGATCAATGCGCTGCAGGCGGCGATGGAAGGCTATGAGGTTACGACGATCGAAGAGACACTCGGTCGTGGCGATATCTACGTGACTTGCACGGGCAATGTGGACATCATCACCGTCGAGCACATGAAACTGATGAAGGATCAGGCGATTGTGTGCAACATCGGCCACTTTGACAATGAGATCCAGATGGAGCCGCTGAATGCGCTGAAGGGCGTCAAGAAGCTGAACATCAAGCCTCAGGTGGACAAGTACACGTTCGAGAGCGGCAACAGCATCTTCGTTCTTGCTGAAGGCCGTCTAGTGAATCTGGGTTGCGCGACTGGGCACCCAAGCTTCGTGATGTCGAACAGTTTCGCGAATCAGACACTGGCGCAGCTTGATCTGTGGAAGAACAAGGATACGTACAGGGTTGGGATCTACATTCTGCCGAAGAAACTGGACGAAGAGGTTGCACGGTTGCACCTGGAGAAGATCGGCGTGAAACTGACGACGCTCTCCAAGAAGCAGGCGGACTACCTGAGCGTTCCGGTGGAAGGGCCTTACAAGGCAGATCACTACCGGTACTAG
- the hisH gene encoding imidazole glycerol phosphate synthase subunit HisH, protein MIAIIDYKAGNLTSVVKTLNYLGAREMVVTQDPAVVAGAAKVVLPGVGHFQATSLLLELGLTDAVRESVAKGAWFLGICVGLQWLFEGSTEAPGMAGLGHFKGACERFPSLFDGAELKSPHVGWNSLERIRMDSRLMRGVESGGYVYYTHSWRAPVIHATAAVTEYGEAFTGAVEKDNVMGVQFHPEKSSVVGLQVLKNFLEL, encoded by the coding sequence ATGATTGCGATCATCGACTACAAAGCGGGGAACCTGACCAGCGTTGTGAAGACGCTGAACTACCTTGGCGCGCGGGAGATGGTGGTGACTCAGGACCCTGCGGTGGTGGCGGGAGCGGCAAAGGTAGTGTTGCCTGGTGTTGGACATTTTCAGGCTACTTCTTTGCTGCTAGAGCTTGGGTTGACGGATGCGGTGCGTGAGAGTGTTGCGAAGGGCGCGTGGTTTCTCGGGATCTGTGTTGGATTGCAGTGGCTGTTTGAGGGTTCGACTGAGGCTCCAGGTATGGCTGGGCTGGGCCACTTCAAGGGGGCATGTGAGCGATTCCCTTCTCTGTTTGACGGCGCGGAGTTGAAGTCGCCGCATGTTGGATGGAATTCGTTGGAGAGAATACGGATGGATTCGAGGTTGATGCGCGGGGTGGAGAGTGGCGGGTATGTTTACTACACTCATTCCTGGCGAGCCCCGGTCATACATGCAACAGCGGCGGTTACAGAATATGGCGAAGCGTTTACGGGAGCGGTCGAGAAAGACAATGTGATGGGGGTGCAGTTTCACCCGGAGAAGTCGAGCGTGGTGGGATTACAGGTTTTGAAGAACTTTTTGGAGTTGTAG
- the hisD gene encoding histidinol dehydrogenase, translated as MKLVKTFGRGKAAADALIESLEGRGALNTARVEPAVRGILAGVRKGGDRALLKYAAEFDDLAKGQALLVSRDEMKSAWDSTAPALQAAMMVARGNILAFAEAQMPQEWTMSPVDGVKTGQIVRPLGSVGCYVPGGRYPLPSTLLMTVTPAQVAGVERIVVCSPKPAKETMAAAWLAGVTEFYRVGGAQAIAAMAYGTAMIERVDKIVGPGNLYVTAAKMLVANDCGIDMPAGPTEIVVTSETGDAAGIAADLIAQAEHDPETLAVLITTKEILARDVAAEVKLRARDNGIAKQSLAARGCVFVTATVREARELTNRFAPEHLTVDSVADLKWVRNAGSVFVGEYAPQSMGDYVSGPNHVLPTGRVGRVRGGLSVMDFVKVITVQEYTRAGLMKMGPYAIALAEAEGLNGHAESVRVRMQ; from the coding sequence ATGAAGCTTGTAAAGACCTTTGGCCGCGGCAAAGCTGCGGCAGATGCATTGATCGAGTCGCTGGAAGGGCGAGGCGCTCTGAACACGGCGCGTGTTGAACCAGCGGTGCGAGGCATTCTTGCAGGAGTGCGAAAGGGCGGCGATCGAGCTCTACTGAAGTATGCAGCTGAGTTCGACGATCTCGCGAAAGGACAGGCGTTGCTCGTGTCGCGTGATGAGATGAAGTCTGCGTGGGATTCGACTGCGCCGGCGCTACAAGCTGCAATGATGGTGGCGCGAGGAAATATTCTTGCGTTCGCGGAAGCTCAGATGCCTCAGGAGTGGACGATGTCACCCGTCGATGGAGTGAAGACGGGACAGATTGTGCGGCCCCTGGGGAGTGTTGGTTGTTATGTGCCGGGTGGACGGTATCCGCTGCCTTCGACGCTATTGATGACGGTTACACCGGCGCAGGTGGCTGGGGTGGAACGGATTGTGGTGTGTTCGCCGAAGCCTGCAAAAGAGACGATGGCTGCAGCATGGCTGGCAGGAGTAACGGAGTTTTATCGGGTAGGCGGGGCGCAGGCGATTGCGGCAATGGCTTATGGCACGGCTATGATTGAGCGCGTCGATAAGATCGTCGGGCCGGGAAATCTCTACGTAACCGCAGCAAAGATGCTGGTTGCGAATGACTGCGGCATAGATATGCCTGCAGGTCCAACGGAGATCGTTGTGACCAGCGAAACAGGGGATGCTGCTGGTATTGCGGCTGATTTGATTGCGCAGGCAGAGCATGATCCTGAGACGTTGGCTGTGCTCATTACGACTAAGGAAATCTTAGCGAGGGATGTTGCGGCAGAGGTGAAGTTGCGGGCGCGAGATAATGGGATTGCGAAGCAGTCGTTGGCAGCGCGAGGATGTGTATTTGTAACTGCGACTGTTCGCGAGGCGCGGGAGCTGACGAATCGGTTTGCGCCGGAGCATTTGACTGTCGATTCGGTGGCGGATCTGAAGTGGGTTCGAAATGCGGGATCGGTTTTTGTAGGGGAATACGCTCCGCAATCGATGGGAGATTACGTCTCTGGCCCGAACCATGTATTGCCAACTGGGCGCGTAGGACGGGTCCGTGGTGGATTGAGTGTGATGGATTTTGTAAAGGTGATTACTGTTCAGGAGTACACGCGTGCGGGATTGATGAAGATGGGTCCCTATGCGATTGCACTGGCTGAAGCTGAGGGCCTGAACGGACATGCAGAAAGCGTGAGAGTGAGAATGCAATGA
- a CDS encoding DUF4397 domain-containing protein, with protein sequence MFNLIHLVRSAPRVAAAAATLILLTGCGAIVSGAPQPQLRVVTVSPDAPRLDIYQGSNPLAHNLGFGTVTSYIPLSPGSDTIAANTAGTRQLLSIGKTNFASSGQYTVLIGNAAANMQQLTLTDQSQPAPSGEIALRFIDQVTRPGATDIYLVPAGQKVTTITPLVTNLLFGGNTGYLNIPTGTYSLVMLPTGTTPSSAMAAPYTGPQVTYSATSAHTMILIDQELPSTPGLQVITASDFDPVTN encoded by the coding sequence ATGTTCAATCTCATTCATCTCGTCCGCTCCGCCCCTCGCGTTGCTGCAGCTGCCGCGACTCTCATCCTCCTCACCGGCTGCGGCGCGATCGTCAGCGGCGCTCCCCAACCCCAACTTCGTGTCGTCACCGTCTCCCCCGACGCTCCCAGACTCGACATCTATCAGGGCTCCAATCCACTCGCCCACAATCTAGGCTTCGGCACTGTCACCTCGTACATTCCGCTCTCGCCCGGCAGCGACACGATCGCCGCGAACACCGCCGGAACGAGGCAACTTCTCTCCATAGGCAAAACAAACTTCGCCTCCTCTGGCCAATACACCGTGCTCATCGGAAATGCAGCCGCCAACATGCAGCAGCTCACACTCACAGATCAAAGCCAGCCCGCTCCCTCCGGTGAGATCGCGCTCCGTTTCATCGATCAGGTCACGCGCCCAGGCGCCACAGACATCTATCTAGTCCCCGCCGGCCAGAAGGTCACCACCATCACTCCCCTCGTGACCAACCTCCTCTTCGGAGGCAATACCGGCTACCTGAACATCCCCACCGGCACTTACTCTCTCGTCATGCTGCCCACCGGAACCACCCCCTCCAGCGCCATGGCCGCACCATACACAGGCCCCCAGGTCACCTATTCCGCCACGTCAGCCCACACCATGATTCTCATCGACCAGGAACTGCCCTCAACCCCAGGCCTTCAGGTCATCACTGCCAGCGACTTCGATCCCGTCACCAACTGA
- the hisG gene encoding ATP phosphoribosyltransferase: protein MSETNRLKLGIPKGSLQDATIALFERAGWRIFANGRSYFPSVDDAEIECMLVRAQEMARYVEHGALDAGLTGNDWVLENETDVEYVTSLTYSKQSRQKVKWVLAVPEDSPFQRPEDLAGKTIATELVEFTKRYFAGKNIPVTVEFSWGATEVKPPMLADAIVEVTETGSSLRANRLRIIETLMESETQLIANKKAYQDAWKREKIENISLMLNAAIAAQGRVGLMLNARKVDLDVIIGVLPALNSPTVSQLSDQEWVALNTILDEALVREVIPKLKAAGATGIVEYPLSKVVL from the coding sequence GTGAGCGAGACGAATCGATTGAAGCTTGGAATACCGAAGGGCAGTTTGCAGGACGCGACGATTGCGCTGTTTGAGCGGGCCGGATGGAGGATCTTCGCGAATGGCAGGAGCTACTTCCCTTCTGTCGATGATGCAGAGATTGAATGCATGCTGGTGCGGGCGCAGGAGATGGCGCGGTATGTGGAGCATGGAGCGCTAGATGCTGGACTGACGGGCAATGATTGGGTGCTGGAGAACGAGACCGATGTGGAGTATGTCACAAGTTTGACGTACTCGAAACAGAGCCGGCAGAAGGTGAAATGGGTGTTGGCGGTGCCGGAGGATTCGCCGTTCCAGAGGCCGGAGGACCTGGCGGGAAAGACTATTGCCACGGAATTGGTCGAGTTTACGAAGCGCTACTTTGCGGGAAAAAACATTCCAGTCACTGTGGAGTTTAGTTGGGGCGCGACTGAGGTAAAGCCGCCTATGCTGGCGGATGCGATTGTCGAGGTGACGGAGACGGGGTCGTCGCTGCGGGCGAATCGGCTGCGGATTATCGAGACACTGATGGAGAGCGAAACTCAGTTGATCGCGAATAAAAAAGCTTACCAAGACGCATGGAAACGGGAGAAGATCGAGAATATCTCGTTGATGCTGAATGCGGCGATTGCGGCGCAAGGACGAGTCGGACTAATGCTGAACGCAAGGAAAGTTGATCTGGATGTGATTATCGGCGTGCTGCCCGCGTTGAACTCGCCAACCGTATCGCAGTTGAGCGATCAGGAATGGGTGGCGCTGAATACGATTCTGGATGAGGCTCTGGTGCGCGAGGTGATTCCGAAGCTGAAGGCCGCGGGAGCTACGGGGATTGTTGAGTATCCGTTGAGTAAGGTTGTGCTTTAG
- a CDS encoding SpoIIE family protein phosphatase: protein MPQRSARIQYLLLALVAALALLHAYGGTRMNFNLLAHGDAIARPPFESGLRLATTTNLQEEALAAGLRPFDTILTINGQPYSSRSVLLAQTRSSAPGDSMTVTYRREANKPIQSATIHLARSLPQKLSPLGIAARLTFAVLPFFCLLIGLWVVFARPRNPNAWLILGILGYVEALFINPMQTVGSFILPICLFWNVAAQTAMPVCLMFFGIYFPERSAIDIKRPWVKWLIAIPIFLLAPTDLLYFYGDMWNFAAIRWLVPYLNPINVIENILSFLAVTWFFFNLGPKIKQATGDARRRLRILYFGTCIGLTPFFLLLLYSLYKGSDVGQNIPQWVDITAFVILLLFPLSLAYVVVVQRAMDLSIMIRQGTRYAFARESLTVLRVVLAIWMAFSLNDFFRHPDHQRSDIIRILCIIAIFFAFRFLLSKRLQQWIDQRFFREAYSTEQLLSELSDEARNFTEVTPLLETITRRLGSTLHIDRIAVFLRSGENYHLQLATGMPIAPNGNKFFSLPAASTTITALSRAKTPANVYRDDPSSWLIDATDAERNALNDLSTELLVPLPGRTRLAGVIALGPKSSEEPYSKTDRQLLQTIASQTGLALENAELFQNLTTEVTQRERISRELEIAREVQERLFPQIRPKVAGVDLAGFCRPAQIVGGDYYDFFLLPSTSENEAPLALALGDISGKGISASLVMASLRASLRSIAGLRQGDLGTLISRVNEIVFQSSTSSRYATFFYAEYDPFTHLLTYVNAGHNPPYILRGTETIALPPTGTVVGLLADAAYDQATLQLHPGDVLIAFTDGISEAMNHQDEEWGEDRMLASAHQLLNRPDCKTTADQLLTCIFEAADKFTAGAPQHDDMTLLVCTIRRPSVQ from the coding sequence ATGCCCCAGAGATCTGCACGCATCCAATATCTTCTTCTCGCCCTCGTAGCCGCGCTTGCGCTTTTACACGCGTACGGTGGCACACGGATGAACTTCAATTTGTTGGCACACGGCGATGCAATCGCACGTCCTCCTTTCGAAAGCGGCCTGCGCCTCGCGACCACGACCAACCTCCAGGAAGAGGCGCTCGCTGCCGGCCTCCGCCCCTTCGACACCATCCTCACTATTAACGGTCAACCGTATAGCAGTCGAAGCGTTCTCCTTGCTCAAACGCGCAGCTCCGCTCCGGGCGATTCAATGACCGTTACCTATCGTCGCGAAGCCAACAAGCCAATCCAATCGGCTACCATCCACCTTGCGCGTAGCCTACCGCAGAAGCTTTCGCCTCTCGGGATCGCAGCCCGTTTGACGTTCGCCGTTCTGCCTTTTTTCTGTCTTCTTATCGGCCTCTGGGTGGTCTTCGCTCGTCCAAGAAATCCCAATGCCTGGTTGATTCTCGGCATCCTCGGCTACGTCGAGGCCCTCTTTATCAATCCAATGCAGACTGTCGGATCGTTCATTCTTCCGATCTGCTTATTTTGGAATGTCGCAGCCCAAACCGCCATGCCGGTCTGCCTCATGTTCTTCGGTATATATTTTCCCGAGCGGTCTGCAATCGATATCAAGCGTCCCTGGGTCAAATGGCTCATAGCCATCCCGATCTTTCTCCTTGCCCCCACAGACCTCCTCTACTTCTACGGCGACATGTGGAACTTCGCCGCCATTCGATGGCTGGTTCCCTATCTCAACCCAATCAATGTAATTGAAAACATTCTCAGTTTCCTCGCCGTTACGTGGTTCTTCTTCAATCTCGGTCCGAAGATTAAACAAGCCACGGGAGACGCCCGCCGCCGGCTCCGCATTCTTTACTTCGGAACTTGCATTGGACTGACGCCCTTTTTCCTCCTGCTTCTTTACTCTCTCTATAAGGGAAGTGACGTCGGCCAGAACATTCCACAATGGGTGGACATCACTGCCTTCGTGATTCTTCTTCTCTTCCCTCTCTCCCTCGCCTACGTTGTTGTCGTCCAGCGCGCCATGGACCTCAGCATCATGATCCGTCAGGGAACTCGCTACGCCTTCGCCCGTGAATCTCTCACCGTTCTGAGAGTCGTGCTCGCCATCTGGATGGCCTTCTCCCTCAACGATTTCTTCCGGCATCCTGACCATCAACGCAGCGACATCATCCGAATCTTGTGCATCATCGCAATCTTCTTCGCCTTCCGCTTTCTCCTCTCCAAGCGTCTGCAACAGTGGATCGACCAGCGCTTCTTCCGTGAGGCCTACTCCACGGAGCAACTTCTCTCCGAGCTCTCCGACGAAGCCCGCAACTTTACCGAAGTCACCCCTCTCCTTGAAACGATCACGCGCCGTCTCGGTTCCACGCTCCACATCGACCGCATCGCCGTCTTCCTTCGCTCCGGCGAAAACTATCATCTCCAACTAGCCACTGGAATGCCCATAGCCCCGAACGGCAACAAATTCTTCTCCCTTCCCGCGGCTTCCACCACCATCACAGCGCTCAGCCGAGCCAAAACCCCCGCCAACGTCTATCGCGACGACCCCTCCAGCTGGCTCATCGATGCCACTGACGCCGAACGCAACGCCCTCAACGATCTCTCCACCGAACTCCTCGTCCCGCTACCCGGACGCACTCGTCTCGCCGGTGTCATCGCTCTCGGCCCCAAAAGCTCTGAAGAACCGTATTCAAAGACTGACCGCCAACTCCTCCAGACCATCGCCTCCCAAACCGGCCTCGCTCTTGAAAACGCCGAACTCTTTCAAAACCTCACCACCGAGGTCACTCAGCGCGAACGCATCTCCCGCGAACTCGAGATCGCGCGTGAGGTTCAGGAGCGCCTCTTCCCGCAGATCCGTCCCAAAGTCGCCGGCGTCGATCTCGCTGGCTTCTGTCGCCCAGCTCAGATCGTAGGCGGCGACTACTACGACTTCTTTCTCCTTCCTTCAACCTCCGAAAACGAAGCCCCTCTCGCTCTCGCCCTCGGTGACATCTCAGGCAAAGGCATCTCAGCATCCTTGGTCATGGCAAGTCTCCGCGCAAGCCTCCGCAGCATCGCTGGACTTCGTCAAGGTGATCTAGGCACTCTGATCTCCCGCGTCAACGAAATTGTGTTCCAGTCCTCCACCTCCAGCCGTTACGCCACCTTCTTCTACGCCGAATACGACCCTTTCACGCATCTCCTCACTTACGTCAACGCCGGCCACAATCCGCCCTACATTCTCCGCGGCACCGAAACCATCGCGCTCCCGCCGACAGGAACCGTAGTAGGCCTGCTCGCGGACGCCGCATACGATCAGGCAACTCTCCAGCTTCACCCCGGCGACGTCCTCATCGCATTCACCGACGGAATCTCCGAAGCCATGAACCACCAGGACGAAGAATGGGGAGAAGACAGAATGCTCGCCTCAGCGCACCAACTTCTCAATCGGCCCGACTGCAAAACCACCGCCGATCAGCTCCTCACCTGCATCTTCGAAGCTGCCGATAAATTCACCGCCGGCGCTCCCCAGCACGACGACATGACCCTCCTCGTCTGCACCATCAGACGCCCATCCGTGCAGTAA
- a CDS encoding biotin/lipoyl-containing protein, whose protein sequence is MPFMYELKLAAEEPSYTFVQRLVPAGSLVGTGQAVCTLTDGEMEFHVLAPRQGLVVEWFVEHGAVIENGDSLARIVCEGEQVAVADAVPQRLG, encoded by the coding sequence ATGCCATTTATGTATGAGTTGAAACTTGCAGCGGAAGAGCCTTCGTATACGTTTGTTCAGCGGCTGGTGCCTGCTGGATCGCTGGTGGGAACGGGGCAGGCGGTTTGTACCTTGACGGATGGGGAGATGGAGTTTCATGTGCTTGCCCCGAGGCAGGGTTTGGTGGTTGAGTGGTTTGTGGAGCATGGCGCGGTGATCGAGAATGGGGACTCGCTGGCTCGGATTGTGTGTGAGGGTGAGCAGGTTGCGGTGGCTGACGCGGTTCCGCAGAGGTTGGGTTAG
- the hisI gene encoding phosphoribosyl-AMP cyclohydrolase, which produces MIDVVKIDFAKMDGLVPGIVQDAKTGEMLMLGFLNEASYAKTLDSGFVTFWSRTRQKLWMKGETSGNRLRVIEASTDCDNDALLFKVEVEGDGLVCHEGTVSCFTKNIALEAR; this is translated from the coding sequence ATGATCGACGTAGTGAAGATTGATTTTGCGAAGATGGATGGTCTGGTTCCGGGAATCGTTCAGGATGCGAAGACTGGCGAGATGCTCATGCTCGGTTTTTTGAACGAAGCGAGCTATGCGAAGACGCTCGACAGCGGGTTTGTTACGTTCTGGAGCCGGACTCGGCAAAAGCTTTGGATGAAGGGCGAGACCAGCGGGAACCGGCTGAGAGTGATTGAAGCGTCGACCGATTGCGATAACGACGCGCTGCTATTCAAAGTTGAAGTCGAAGGTGACGGATTGGTTTGCCACGAGGGCACAGTGAGCTGCTTTACGAAAAATATTGCGCTGGAGGCACGGTGA
- the hisC gene encoding histidinol-phosphate transaminase, producing the protein MSIATNPVTEVKSVRARKAVQEMPEYHPPLAGRDALRLDFNENTFAPSPRVMERLFAQTGERLTKYPEREPVERIVAAHFGLKPEEVLLTNGVDEAIHLMCVAFLEAEDEALIATPTFFMYDVSIQMMTPHLRKVQSDSTLGFPFERFMAAITERTKLIIVASPNNPTGAVVSRDHLLAIAATAPQAVLMVDEAYYHFDGESVMNDLATLPNVIVARTFSKAYGLASLRIGMLAGNAELLKYVRKVSSPYNVNGVALDCLSAAIEDETYLAWYVEQVRVGRERMMGGLAELGVPYFPSHANFVLMNIGPKHKELVQAMRARGVLLRDRSTDPGCDGFVRITIGVEEHVTRGLDALKICLDEIGWKSRREESAHDPIEDGVREFE; encoded by the coding sequence ATGAGTATTGCCACTAATCCTGTTACAGAAGTGAAATCAGTACGAGCGCGCAAGGCTGTTCAGGAGATGCCGGAGTACCATCCGCCGCTGGCGGGACGGGATGCTTTGCGTCTGGACTTCAACGAGAACACGTTTGCGCCTTCTCCGCGGGTCATGGAGAGGTTGTTTGCACAGACAGGTGAGAGACTCACGAAGTATCCCGAGAGGGAGCCTGTGGAACGGATCGTTGCAGCCCACTTTGGGTTGAAGCCAGAGGAGGTGCTGCTGACTAACGGCGTCGATGAGGCGATTCATCTGATGTGTGTGGCGTTCCTCGAGGCGGAGGATGAGGCCTTGATTGCGACCCCCACATTTTTCATGTACGACGTAAGCATCCAGATGATGACCCCGCACCTGAGGAAGGTGCAGTCCGATTCCACGCTGGGGTTTCCTTTCGAGCGTTTTATGGCGGCGATTACGGAGCGAACGAAGCTGATCATTGTAGCTTCACCCAATAATCCGACGGGTGCGGTGGTGAGCAGAGACCATTTGTTGGCGATTGCGGCGACTGCGCCACAGGCGGTGCTGATGGTTGATGAGGCTTACTACCATTTTGATGGGGAGTCGGTCATGAACGATCTGGCGACTCTGCCGAACGTGATTGTGGCACGAACGTTCTCGAAGGCTTATGGGCTGGCGAGTCTGCGGATCGGCATGCTGGCGGGCAATGCAGAGCTGTTGAAGTATGTGCGGAAGGTTAGCTCGCCGTACAACGTGAATGGGGTGGCGCTGGATTGCCTTTCGGCTGCGATAGAGGACGAGACCTACCTGGCATGGTATGTGGAACAGGTGAGAGTTGGCCGTGAGCGGATGATGGGTGGATTGGCCGAGTTGGGCGTGCCGTATTTCCCTAGCCACGCGAACTTTGTGCTGATGAATATTGGGCCAAAGCACAAAGAACTTGTGCAGGCGATGCGAGCACGCGGCGTATTGCTCCGAGACCGGTCTACCGATCCGGGTTGCGATGGATTTGTGCGCATCACGATTGGGGTGGAGGAGCATGTAACACGAGGATTGGACGCACTCAAGATATGTCTCGATGAGATCGGCTGGAAGAGCCGACGTGAAGAATCAGCGCATGATCCAATCGAGGACGGGGTCAGGGAGTTCGAGTGA
- a CDS encoding ComEA family DNA-binding protein, producing MLNLRHKLLATALLFAVAPVFSAAQGSKAGTPAAAAALAPLDINTATPDQLKAFPGIGDAYSKRIIDGRPYTAKNQLVTRGILPQATYNKIKDQIIASHPKK from the coding sequence ATGCTAAATCTTCGCCACAAACTCCTCGCCACTGCGCTCCTGTTCGCGGTCGCGCCCGTCTTCTCCGCCGCTCAGGGCTCCAAAGCCGGGACTCCCGCCGCTGCCGCAGCCTTAGCGCCCTTGGACATCAATACCGCAACGCCCGACCAACTCAAGGCATTCCCCGGAATCGGCGACGCCTACTCGAAACGAATCATCGACGGCCGCCCCTACACCGCTAAGAATCAGCTCGTTACCCGGGGCATTCTCCCGCAGGCCACATACAACAAGATCAAGGACCAGATCATCGCCAGCCACCCCAAAAAATAG
- the hisB gene encoding imidazoleglycerol-phosphate dehydratase HisB, producing MSKSVRTATIKRNTTETQISLKLVVDGQGVYKVSTGIRFFDHMLELFARHGGFDLTLKCSGDLDVDQHHTVEDVGIALGEAFGKALGDKKGIMRAGYFVMAMDETLAVAAVDLSGRVSYVVDDKVKVRLVGDFQSELLADFFDGFARGAKANVHVKTMYGRSNHHKIEAIFKAFARALRGACSRDERMREMLPSTKGLL from the coding sequence ATGTCTAAGAGTGTGAGAACCGCAACGATCAAACGGAATACTACGGAGACGCAGATATCTTTGAAGCTCGTTGTCGATGGACAGGGCGTGTACAAAGTGTCGACGGGGATTCGCTTTTTTGATCATATGCTGGAGCTGTTTGCGCGCCATGGGGGATTCGATCTAACGCTGAAGTGTTCGGGTGATCTGGATGTCGATCAGCACCATACCGTGGAAGATGTGGGAATCGCTCTAGGCGAGGCGTTCGGCAAAGCGCTGGGCGATAAGAAAGGAATTATGCGCGCCGGATACTTTGTGATGGCGATGGATGAGACGCTCGCCGTGGCTGCGGTGGATCTAAGCGGCCGCGTCTCCTATGTCGTCGATGACAAGGTGAAGGTACGATTGGTGGGAGATTTTCAGAGTGAGTTGCTCGCTGATTTCTTCGATGGCTTTGCGCGCGGGGCCAAGGCGAACGTGCATGTGAAGACGATGTATGGACGGAGTAATCATCACAAGATCGAGGCGATCTTCAAGGCGTTTGCGCGGGCTCTGCGCGGGGCTTGTTCGCGGGACGAGCGAATGAGGGAGATGCTACCGAGTACCAAGGGATTGCTTTAG